A genome region from Choloepus didactylus isolate mChoDid1 chromosome 12, mChoDid1.pri, whole genome shotgun sequence includes the following:
- the LOC119507339 gene encoding mitogen-activated protein kinase 6, with product MAEKFESLMNIHGFDLGSRYMDLKPLGCGGNGLVFSAVDNDCDKRVAIKKIVLTDPQSVKHALREIKIIRRLDHDNIVKVFEILGPSGSQLTDDVGSLTELNSVYIVQEYMETDLANVLEQGPLLEEHARLFMYQLLRGLKYIHSANVLHRDLKPANLFINTEDLVLKIGDFGLARIMDPHYSHKGHLSEGLVTKWYRSPRLLLSPNNYTKAIDMWAAGCIFAEMLTGKTLFAGAHELEQMQLILESIPVVHEEDRQELLSVIPVYIRNDMTEPHKPLTQLLPGISREALDFLEQILTFSPMDRLTAEKALSHPYMSIYSFPTDEPISSHPFHIEDEVDDILLMDETHSHIYNWERYHDCQFSEHDWPIHNNFDIEEVQLDPRALSDVTDEEEVQVDPRKYLDGDREKYLEDPAFDTSYSTDPCWQYQDHHENKYCDLECSHTCNYKMRSSSYLDNLVWRESEVNHYYEPKLIIDLSNWKEQSKEKSDKKGKSKCERNGLVKAQIALEEASQQLAEKEREKNQGFDFDSFIAGTIQLSSQHEPTDVVDKLNDLNSSVSQLELKSLISKSVSQEKEEKGMANLAQLEALYQSSWDSQFVSGGEDCFLISQFCCEVRKDEQIDKENTYTSYLDRFFSRKEDAEMLETEPVEDGKLGERGNEEGFLNNNGEFLFNKQLESIGIPQFHSPVGSPLKSIQATLTPSAMKSSPQIPHKTYSSILKHLN from the coding sequence atggctgagaAATTTGAAAGTCTCATGAACATTCATGGTTTTGATCTAGGCTCTAGGTATATGGACTTAAAACCATTGGGTTGTGGAGGCAATGGCTTGGTTTTTTCTGCTGTAGACAATGACTGTGACAAAAGAGTAGCCATCAAGAAAATTGTTCTTACTGATCCCCAGAGTGTCAAACATGCTCTACGTGAAATCAAAATTATTAGAAGACTTGACCATGATAACATTGTGAAAGTGTTCGAAATTCTTGGTCCCAGTGGAAGCCAGTTAACAGATGACGTGGGCTCTCTTACTGAACTGAACAGTGTTTACATTGTTCAGGAGTACATGGAAACAGACTTGGCTAATGTGCTGGAGCAGGGCCCTTTACTGGAGGAGCATGCCAGACTTTTCATGTATCAGCTGCTACGTGGGCTCAAGTATATTCACTCTGCAAACGTACTGCACAGAGATCTCAAACCAGCTAATCTTTTCATTAATACTGAAGACTTGGTGCTGAAGATAGGTGACTTTGGTCTTGCACGGATCATGGATCCCCATTATTCCCATAAGGGTCATCTTTCTGAAGGATTGGTTACTAAATGGTACAGATCTCCACGTCTTTTACTTTCTCCTAATAATTATACTAAAGCCATTGACATGTGGGCTGCAGGCTGTATCTTTGCTGAAATGCTGACTGGTAAAACCCTCTTTGCAGGTGCACATGAACTTGAACAGATGCAGCTGATTTTAGAATCTATTCCTGTTGTACATGAGGAAGATCGACAGGAGCTTCTCAGCGTAATTCCAGTTTACATTAGAAACGACATGACTGAGCCACACAAACCTTTAACTCAGCTGCTTCCAGGAATTAGTCGAGAAGCACTGGATTTCCTGGAACAGATTTTGACATTTAGCCCCATGGATCGGTTGACAGCAGAAAAAGCACTCTCCCATCCTTACATGAGCATATATTCTTTTCCAACGGATGAGCCGATTTCAAGTCATCCTTTTCATATTGAAGATGAAGTTGATGATATTTTGCTTATGGATGAAACTCACAGTCACATTTATAACTGGGAAAGGTACCATGATTGTCAGTTTTCAGAGCATGATTGGCCTATTCATAACAACTTTGATATTGAAGAAGTTCAGCTTGACCCAAGAGCTCTGTCTGATGTCACTGATGAAGAAGAAGTACAAGTTGATCCTCGAAAATATTTGGATGGAGATCGGGAAAAGTATCTGGAGGATCCAGCTTTTGATACCAGTTACTCTACTGATCCTTGTTGGCAGTACCAAGATCATCATGAAAACAAATATTGTGATTTGGAGTGTAGCCATACTTGTAACTACAAAATGAGGTCATCATCATATTTAGATAACTTAGTTTGGAGAGAGAGTGAAGTTAATCATTATTATGAACCCAAGCTTATTATAGATCTTTCCAATTGGaaagaacaaagcaaagaaaaatctgATAAGAAAGGCAAGTCAAAATGTGAAAGGAATGGATTAGTTAAAGCCCAGATAGCTCTAGAGGAAGCATCACAGCAACTGgctgaaaaagaaagggaaaagaatcagGGATTTGACTTTGATTCCTTTATTGCGGGAACTATTCAACTTAGTTCACAACATGAGCCTACTGATGTTGTTGATAAATTAAATGACTTGAATAGCTCAGTGTCCCAACTAGAACTGAAAAGTTTGATCTCAAAATCAGTAAgccaagaaaaagaggaaaaaggaatggCAAATTTGGCTCAATTAGAAGCCTTGTACCAATCTTCTTGGGATAGCCAGTTTGTGAGTGGTGGGGAGGACTGTTTTCTCATAAGTCAGTTTTGTTGTGAGGTAAGGAAGGATGAACAAATTGACAAGGAAAACACTTACACCAGTTACTTGGACAGGTTCTTTAGCAGGAAAGAAGATGCTGAAATGCTAGAAACTGAGCCAGTAGAGGATGGGAAGCTTGGGGAGAGAGGAAATGAGGAAGGCTTTCTGAACAACAATGGGGAGTTCCTCTTTAACAAGCAGCTTGAATCCATAGGCATCCCACAGTTTCACAGTCCAGTTGGGTCACCACTTAAGTCAATACAGGCCACATTAACACCTTCTGCTATGAAATCTTCCCCTCAAATTCCTCATAAAACATACAGCAGCATTCTGAAACATCTGAACTAA